A genomic window from Nocardioides rotundus includes:
- a CDS encoding alpha/beta hydrolase — translation MSTSALLPELHYEPIETDGLRLLACDPPGGPRIVEALGDIAMADHIAVLVPGNGHHRGNYLTHRGPVGPRGRGRLLLPTMQALAPGARVAVVVWVGYRAPSGIAAAFSNGPAYGGAGDLARLTHYLPRSAHVTLIGHSYGAAVCGLALADGRADDCVALGAPGMGVWRRAELGERTRLWAGAAASDWIRLFPHGRIGRLGLGRSPLHPAIGARRFATGDVTGHCGYYAEGSESLRNIALIAVGRYDEASPVEPVETTALPVEPPPSVVEPVETTGAAA, via the coding sequence ATGAGCACATCAGCCCTCCTGCCGGAGCTGCACTACGAACCCATCGAGACCGACGGCCTGCGCCTGCTCGCCTGCGACCCGCCGGGCGGGCCGCGGATCGTCGAGGCGCTCGGGGACATCGCGATGGCCGACCACATCGCGGTCCTCGTCCCGGGCAACGGCCATCACCGCGGCAACTACCTCACCCATCGCGGACCGGTCGGGCCGCGGGGCCGCGGCCGGCTGCTGCTGCCCACGATGCAGGCCCTCGCGCCGGGAGCGCGGGTGGCCGTCGTGGTGTGGGTCGGCTATCGCGCGCCGTCGGGGATCGCCGCCGCGTTCTCCAACGGCCCGGCGTACGGCGGCGCCGGCGACCTCGCCCGCCTCACCCACTACCTCCCCCGCTCGGCGCACGTCACGCTGATCGGGCACAGCTACGGCGCCGCGGTCTGCGGGCTCGCGCTGGCCGACGGGCGGGCCGACGACTGCGTCGCGCTGGGCGCCCCGGGGATGGGCGTGTGGCGGCGCGCCGAGCTCGGCGAGCGCACCCGGCTCTGGGCGGGCGCCGCTGCGTCGGACTGGATCCGGCTCTTCCCGCACGGGCGGATCGGCCGCCTCGGCCTGGGCCGCTCGCCGCTGCACCCGGCGATCGGCGCGCGCCGCTTCGCCACCGGCGACGTCACCGGCCACTGCGGCTACTACGCCGAGGGCAGCGAGTCGCTGCGCAACATCGCCCTGATCGCGGTGGGGAGGTACGACGAGGCCTCGCCGGTCGAGCCCGTCGAGACCACCGCCTTGCCGGTCGAGCCGCCCCCATCGGTGGTCGAGCCTGTCGAGACCACGGGAGCAGCCGCATGA
- a CDS encoding ABC transporter ATP-binding protein: MSARAIRTEGLRRSFPGKGVALDRLDLAVAPGTVHGLLGPNGAGKTTAVRILATLQRFDSGRAWVAGCDVAADPAGVRARIGLAGQSAAVDEVLTGRQNLELFARLHHLRRREARVRAVELLERFGLGAAADRPVRHYSGGMRRRLDLAVSLIRGASVLFLDEPSSQTGGIRLVAYQPTDFALAA, translated from the coding sequence ATGAGCGCGCGGGCGATCCGGACCGAGGGCCTGCGGAGGAGCTTCCCGGGGAAGGGCGTCGCGCTCGACCGCCTCGACCTGGCGGTGGCACCCGGCACGGTGCACGGGCTGCTCGGCCCGAACGGGGCGGGCAAGACGACCGCCGTACGCATCCTGGCGACGCTGCAGCGCTTCGACTCCGGCCGCGCGTGGGTGGCCGGTTGCGACGTGGCGGCGGACCCGGCGGGCGTGCGGGCGCGGATCGGCCTGGCGGGGCAGTCCGCCGCGGTCGACGAGGTGCTCACCGGGCGACAGAACCTGGAGCTCTTCGCCCGGCTGCACCACCTGCGTCGCCGCGAGGCGCGGGTGCGCGCGGTCGAGCTGTTGGAGCGGTTCGGCCTGGGGGCCGCGGCGGACCGGCCGGTGCGGCACTACTCCGGCGGGATGCGGCGGCGTCTGGACCTGGCGGTGAGCCTGATCCGCGGCGCGTCCGTGCTCTTCCTCGACGAGCCGAGCAGTCAAACGGGAGGTATCCGATTGGTCGCTTACCAGCCTACCGACTTCGCGCTGGCAGCGTAA